A region of Gammaproteobacteria bacterium DNA encodes the following proteins:
- the hemW gene encoding radical SAM family heme chaperone HemW, translated as MFHFTAALPLSLYIHIPWCLQKCPYCDFNSHAAPKALPEMAYVDALIADLSRDLPDVWGRSLESIFIGGGTPSLFSPEALDRLLSQVRALLNPRSGMEVTMEANPGTFEQAKFAEFHDLGINRLSIGVQSFNDQMLQKLGRVHDGREALRAAEIAYKAGFENVNLDLMFGLPGQTEQMALADVQQALSLQPQHLSYYQLTLEPNTAFAARPPTLPPDERIWNMQERGIETLQTAGYGGYEVSAYAQEGRQCAHNLNYWQFGDYLGIGAGAHGKLTLPGEDRVLRRWKQRQPAQYMADHAAGFVSGEENLERKKIGLEFMMNALRLNEGVASALFLERTGLPLSIIAEPLQQAVDKGLLHWDHREIKATELGRRFLNDLLGMFL; from the coding sequence GTGTTTCATTTCACTGCGGCACTGCCTCTGTCGCTCTACATCCATATTCCTTGGTGTCTGCAAAAATGCCCTTATTGTGATTTCAACTCACACGCAGCGCCCAAGGCGTTGCCGGAAATGGCCTATGTCGATGCCTTGATTGCGGATTTAAGCCGTGACCTGCCCGATGTGTGGGGGCGTTCATTGGAGAGTATTTTTATTGGCGGCGGTACGCCGAGCTTGTTTTCACCAGAGGCCTTGGATCGTCTGCTGAGCCAAGTGCGTGCGCTGCTCAATCCGCGCAGCGGCATGGAGGTGACGATGGAGGCCAACCCGGGTACCTTTGAGCAGGCTAAGTTTGCCGAATTTCACGACTTGGGCATCAATCGCCTTTCCATCGGGGTGCAGAGTTTTAATGATCAAATGCTGCAAAAGCTGGGGCGGGTTCACGACGGTCGTGAGGCGTTGCGAGCGGCAGAGATCGCTTATAAAGCCGGTTTTGAGAACGTGAATTTGGATCTGATGTTTGGTCTGCCCGGACAGACGGAGCAGATGGCGTTGGCCGATGTGCAGCAGGCGCTCTCGTTGCAACCGCAGCACCTCTCTTATTATCAATTGACCCTTGAACCCAATACCGCCTTTGCCGCTCGACCACCGACCTTGCCGCCCGATGAACGCATCTGGAACATGCAGGAGCGCGGCATTGAGACGTTGCAGACGGCGGGTTACGGCGGTTATGAGGTTTCGGCTTACGCGCAAGAGGGGCGGCAGTGCGCGCACAACCTCAATTATTGGCAGTTTGGCGATTATCTCGGCATTGGTGCTGGCGCGCACGGCAAGTTGACCCTACCAGGTGAGGATCGCGTTTTGCGACGCTGGAAACAGCGCCAGCCCGCGCAGTACATGGCGGATCATGCGGCTGGTTTCGTTTCGGGCGAGGAAAATTTAGAGCGCAAGAAGATCGGTTTGGAATTTATGATGAACGCCTTGCGTTTAAACGAAGGTGTTGCCAGTGCGTTGTTTTTGGAGCGTACCGGTCTGCCCTTGAGTATCATCGCCGAGCCGTTGCAGCAGGCAGTGGATAAAGGTCTGCTGCATTGGGATCATCGGGAAATCAAAGCGACGGAGTTGGGACGGCGGTTTTTGAATGATTTGTTGGGGATGTTTTTATAA
- a CDS encoding YqaA family protein, whose amino-acid sequence MDLNLWGLFGSAFISSTLFPGGSEVLLLLLLSNGYSPLSLLLVATLGNTLGGVSSWLLGYWISRGYGTRQLSEAQQRASHWLQKHGAPLLLLSWLPLVGDPLCLAAGWLRIPFFSSLLAILLGKAARYAVLLWLFG is encoded by the coding sequence TTGGATCTGAATCTGTGGGGTCTGTTTGGCAGTGCGTTTATCTCTTCAACCCTCTTTCCTGGAGGCTCTGAGGTGTTGCTGTTGCTGTTGCTCAGCAACGGCTATTCACCCTTAAGCCTGCTGCTGGTGGCGACGCTGGGCAATACCCTCGGTGGGGTGAGTTCTTGGTTGCTGGGTTATTGGATCAGTCGGGGTTACGGTACACGCCAGTTGAGCGAGGCTCAGCAACGCGCCAGCCACTGGTTGCAAAAACACGGTGCGCCTCTGCTGCTGCTTTCTTGGTTGCCGCTGGTAGGGGATCCTCTTTGCCTCGCAGCGGGTTGGTTGCGCATTCCCTTTTTTTCTTCTCTGTTGGCGATTTTGCTTGGTAAAGCGGCGCGTTATGCTGTTCTGTTATGGCTTTTTGGCTAA
- a CDS encoding rubrerythrin family protein, translating into MDLKGSKTEQHLKDAFAGESQANRRYLYFAGKADIEGYNDIAALFRSTAEGETGHAHGHLEYLEQTGDPATGLPFGPTGDNLKCAVAGETHEYTDMYPGMAKDARSEGFDEVADWFETLAKAERSHANRYQKALNEME; encoded by the coding sequence ATGGACTTAAAAGGCAGCAAGACTGAGCAACACTTGAAAGACGCATTCGCTGGAGAATCCCAAGCAAACCGCCGTTACCTCTACTTCGCAGGAAAAGCAGACATCGAAGGTTACAACGACATCGCCGCCCTGTTCCGTTCCACCGCTGAAGGTGAAACCGGCCATGCACACGGTCATTTGGAATACTTAGAGCAGACCGGCGATCCCGCTACCGGCCTGCCCTTTGGTCCGACTGGCGACAACCTGAAATGCGCCGTTGCCGGTGAAACCCACGAGTACACCGACATGTACCCTGGAATGGCCAAAGACGCACGTAGCGAAGGTTTTGATGAAGTTGCTGATTGGTTTGAAACCTTAGCAAAAGCGGAACGTTCACACGCCAATCGTTATCAGAAAGCTCTGAACGAAATGGAATAA
- a CDS encoding heterodisulfide reductase-related iron-sulfur binding cluster, translating into MAAREGNLEAPTRHPLDWKNPDFYNEESLFNELERVFDHCHGCRRCVSLCQSFPTLFDLVDESETFEVDGVAKKDYWKVVDHCYLCDLCYMTKCPYTPPHEWNIDFPHLMLRAKAVKFEKGEVKTRDKILTSTDTVGKLAGIPVIAGLVNAANRAKPTRKLLQSVLEVHEEARLPEYHSKPLRKRLSHLIDKQAAGTPAGKTTGKVALFATCYGNRNEPKIGEDLLAVFEHNGIPVTLAKKEQCCGMPKLELGDLEAVQAAKEANIPQLAKLVDEGWDIIAPVPSCALMFKQELPLMFPDDAEVQKVGKAIYDPFEYLMHRSKAGLLNTDFKTPLGKVAYHAACHQRVQNVGAKTQQVLALIPDTTITTIARCSGHDGTYAVKKEFYDSAMKIVKPVVNQIKRAEADHYGSDCPMAGHHIEHALNDGSVTEHPMSLLRKAYDI; encoded by the coding sequence ATGGCCGCCCGCGAAGGCAATCTCGAAGCCCCCACTCGCCACCCCCTTGATTGGAAAAACCCCGATTTCTACAACGAAGAGTCTCTCTTCAATGAATTGGAACGCGTCTTTGACCATTGCCACGGCTGTCGTCGTTGCGTCAGCCTGTGCCAATCCTTTCCGACTCTGTTTGATTTAGTCGATGAGTCAGAGACCTTTGAAGTCGATGGCGTTGCCAAAAAAGACTACTGGAAGGTGGTGGATCACTGCTATCTCTGTGACCTCTGTTACATGACCAAATGCCCCTACACGCCACCACACGAATGGAATATTGATTTCCCCCATCTGATGCTGCGCGCCAAGGCGGTTAAGTTTGAAAAAGGCGAGGTGAAAACCCGCGACAAAATTCTCACCAGCACCGACACCGTTGGCAAACTGGCAGGCATCCCCGTTATTGCGGGTCTTGTCAATGCCGCCAACCGTGCCAAACCAACACGCAAACTGTTGCAATCGGTGCTGGAGGTACACGAAGAAGCCCGTCTACCCGAATACCACAGCAAACCGCTGCGCAAACGCCTTTCGCACCTGATCGACAAACAGGCCGCCGGTACTCCCGCCGGGAAAACCACCGGCAAAGTGGCGCTGTTTGCCACTTGCTACGGCAACCGTAACGAACCCAAAATCGGCGAAGATCTGCTGGCGGTGTTTGAGCACAACGGCATCCCCGTCACGCTGGCGAAAAAAGAGCAGTGCTGCGGTATGCCCAAGCTGGAGCTGGGCGACCTTGAAGCGGTGCAAGCCGCCAAAGAGGCCAACATTCCGCAACTGGCCAAACTGGTAGATGAGGGCTGGGACATCATCGCTCCTGTGCCCTCTTGCGCTTTGATGTTCAAACAAGAATTACCGTTGATGTTCCCCGACGATGCCGAAGTGCAAAAAGTCGGCAAAGCCATTTACGACCCCTTTGAGTATTTGATGCACCGCTCCAAAGCCGGTCTGCTCAACACCGACTTTAAAACCCCACTGGGCAAAGTGGCCTACCACGCCGCCTGTCACCAGCGGGTGCAAAACGTCGGCGCGAAAACCCAGCAAGTGCTGGCGTTGATCCCCGACACCACCATCACCACCATCGCCCGTTGTTCTGGTCACGATGGCACCTACGCGGTGAAAAAAGAGTTTTACGATTCGGCAATGAAAATTGTCAAACCGGTGGTCAATCAAATCAAGCGCGCCGAGGCAGATCACTACGGCAGCGATTGCCCAATGGCAGGCCACCACATCGAACACGCGCTGAACGACGGCAGTGTCACCGAACACCCCATGAGTCTGCTACGCAAAGCGTACGACATCTGA
- a CDS encoding DUF3501 family protein, translating to MSKLSHSDLYSLEQYSRIRPEFRTTVMEHKKNRHIEIGEHAGLYFEDNLTMKYQVQEMLRIERLFEAEAIQDELDVYNDLVPDGGNLKATFMLEYSQIEERKKALASLVGVEHTLYMQVEGFDPVKAIANEDLERSTDEKTSAVHFVRFEFSAEMISALKQGAALYASIEHENYPERVKLMGNQHSALLADFA from the coding sequence ATGAGCAAACTCAGCCACAGCGACCTCTACAGTCTGGAGCAGTACTCGCGGATTCGTCCCGAGTTTCGCACCACGGTGATGGAGCACAAAAAAAATCGTCACATTGAAATCGGTGAGCACGCCGGTCTCTATTTTGAAGACAACCTGACGATGAAATACCAAGTGCAGGAGATGCTGCGCATCGAACGCCTATTCGAAGCCGAGGCCATCCAAGACGAGCTGGATGTCTACAACGATCTGGTTCCCGACGGCGGCAATCTAAAAGCCACCTTTATGCTCGAATATTCTCAGATTGAAGAGCGCAAAAAAGCCTTGGCCAGCTTAGTTGGTGTGGAACACACCCTTTACATGCAGGTTGAAGGTTTTGATCCGGTCAAAGCGATTGCCAATGAAGATCTGGAACGCAGCACCGATGAAAAAACCTCAGCGGTGCATTTTGTCCGCTTTGAATTCAGTGCCGAGATGATTTCAGCATTGAAACAAGGCGCGGCTCTTTATGCCAGTATCGAGCATGAAAATTACCCTGAGCGGGTTAAATTAATGGGCAATCAACACAGTGCTCTGCTCGCGGATTTTGCCTAA
- a CDS encoding tRNA threonylcarbamoyladenosine dehydratase: MQRTELLIGHQGVVKLAKTRVMVVGLGGVGGFAAEAIARAGVGQMTLVDHDTVAESNLNRQLLALRSTLGRSKVEVMAERLRDINPELELSVQDLFIRPENIVELLQGSKTNVVIDCIDSIHCKADLVWQCQQQGIAVFSAMGAGGRLDASKVKLSTLAETDVCPLAREMRRRLRRLGADLNYPVVFSDELPKKGSEHQPVEGGRARSVNGTVSFLPAMLGLMLASAVVNRVLD, from the coding sequence ATGCAACGTACCGAGTTGCTGATTGGCCATCAAGGTGTGGTAAAGCTGGCTAAAACACGAGTGATGGTGGTGGGTTTGGGTGGGGTGGGTGGGTTTGCTGCTGAGGCGATTGCGCGGGCGGGCGTAGGCCAGATGACGCTGGTTGATCACGATACGGTGGCGGAGTCCAATCTAAACCGGCAACTGTTGGCGTTGCGTTCCACCTTGGGGCGCTCCAAGGTCGAGGTGATGGCCGAACGTCTGCGAGATATTAATCCTGAATTGGAGTTAAGTGTGCAGGATTTGTTTATTCGCCCTGAGAATATTGTGGAGTTGTTGCAAGGGTCAAAAACCAATGTGGTGATTGATTGCATCGACAGCATTCATTGCAAAGCGGATCTGGTCTGGCAGTGTCAGCAGCAGGGCATTGCGGTTTTTTCGGCAATGGGAGCGGGGGGGCGTTTGGATGCCAGTAAAGTGAAATTAAGCACCTTGGCAGAAACCGACGTTTGTCCTTTGGCGCGGGAGATGCGTCGGCGCTTGCGGCGTTTGGGAGCGGATTTGAATTATCCAGTGGTGTTCAGTGATGAGCTGCCGAAAAAGGGCAGCGAACATCAGCCGGTGGAGGGTGGTCGTGCCCGTTCGGTGAACGGTACTGTTTCGTTTTTACCGGCGATGTTGGGGTTGATGCTGGCCTCGGCGGTGGTCAATAGAGTGTTGGATTGA
- a CDS encoding TatD family hydrolase: MQLIDSHCHLDDPRFDVDRRAVLLRAAQAGVVAQLLPAVSAARWPVLKDVLALSDGLYAAYGLHPMFIDQHKEAHLDQLQHWLAHEKPLAVGECGLDFFIKELDQTAQLHFFHQQLDLAVQFNLPVVIHARKSVDQVLRALRQRPTLTGVCHCFSGSEQQAKQLIERGFKLGFGGPITYPRALKLRRLVKLLPLEALLLESDAPDQPDQIHWGERNEPAYLSQVVQTVAELRSIEQEQVASVTTNSARQLFQF, translated from the coding sequence ATGCAACTGATCGACAGTCACTGTCATTTAGATGATCCGCGTTTTGATGTTGATCGTCGTGCGGTGTTGCTGCGTGCCGCTCAGGCTGGCGTGGTGGCGCAGCTGCTGCCTGCGGTTTCGGCGGCGCGTTGGCCTGTTTTAAAAGATGTGTTGGCCTTGTCTGATGGCTTGTACGCGGCTTACGGTCTGCATCCGATGTTTATTGATCAGCATAAAGAGGCGCATCTGGATCAATTGCAACACTGGTTGGCGCACGAGAAGCCGCTGGCGGTGGGTGAGTGTGGGCTGGATTTTTTTATTAAAGAGTTGGATCAAACGGCGCAGCTGCACTTTTTTCATCAGCAATTGGATCTGGCGGTGCAGTTTAATTTGCCGGTGGTGATTCATGCGCGCAAATCGGTGGATCAGGTGTTGCGGGCGCTGCGCCAGCGCCCCACGTTGACCGGGGTGTGCCACTGTTTTTCCGGCAGTGAGCAGCAGGCGAAACAGCTGATCGAGCGGGGCTTTAAGCTCGGTTTTGGGGGGCCGATTACCTACCCGAGGGCGTTGAAGCTGAGGCGCTTAGTGAAGTTGTTGCCTTTAGAAGCATTGTTACTGGAGTCTGATGCACCGGATCAGCCGGATCAGATTCATTGGGGAGAGCGTAATGAACCGGCTTATTTGAGTCAGGTAGTGCAAACAGTGGCAGAATTGCGCAGCATTGAACAAGAGCAGGTGGCGAGTGTGACAACAAACAGCGCACGTCAGCTGTTTCAATTTTAA
- a CDS encoding methyl-accepting chemotaxis protein, with the protein MKRLINLTKNYKLSSKIYLAAGLFLSGMTIILVAGAYNITQKVNNIEVAIHSSSQQVNLANNVKIAILKMDLALQALIAKNEPQQIRASAVASIRAGAYLDEALANLPHDANSKKLLEQVDSIRSERLKIIRLGRQNRDTAALSTIFTIQPILTQIQNLSDASIHSAKKSLADKTHHSKKKLENTLKILAGLNLFGVALGMFIAFFSIRMMCEPLRKIEQTMHAIAKGDLTQNIDIDELGSDEIGMTLKSIRSTVETLRSTVADIRLASHSVNSDAEQMNGDAQQLSHISQQLNHGVEEINKNTHQVTLSSSAAADKISKANQRATSASELAHRSFALINQSVNDFQLFQTDMQSATARSEKLVDIANRISGITNTINSISSQTNLLALNAAIEAARAGEQGRGFAVVAEEVRTLASHTSSAVEEISSLIEDVKESVSQTVESMKNASEKADRNINQLKKVSVNIKTNKDNADQISTALADISQIMSSQLKTSTLTNGTVTTLVEYNTQNRRQSEKLFCLSNQLDSATKVLNNAVVQFNV; encoded by the coding sequence ATGAAACGCCTTATTAATCTGACAAAAAACTACAAACTCAGCAGCAAAATTTATCTGGCTGCCGGACTTTTTTTATCCGGCATGACGATTATTTTAGTCGCTGGCGCGTACAACATCACCCAAAAAGTCAATAACATCGAAGTCGCCATTCACAGCAGCTCGCAACAGGTCAACCTAGCCAATAACGTAAAAATCGCTATTTTAAAAATGGATCTGGCACTGCAAGCTCTGATTGCTAAAAATGAACCGCAACAAATTCGCGCCTCAGCCGTGGCCTCCATTCGAGCCGGTGCGTATCTGGACGAAGCGTTAGCCAACCTACCTCACGATGCCAACAGTAAAAAACTACTAGAACAAGTTGACTCCATTCGCTCTGAACGCTTGAAAATCATCCGTTTGGGGCGTCAAAATCGAGATACGGCAGCCCTCAGCACCATCTTTACTATTCAACCTATTTTAACTCAGATTCAAAACCTCAGCGATGCCAGCATTCACTCCGCCAAAAAATCACTGGCCGATAAAACCCATCATTCTAAAAAGAAGCTGGAAAACACCCTAAAAATTCTGGCAGGCTTGAATCTGTTTGGTGTCGCGCTTGGCATGTTCATTGCGTTTTTCAGTATTCGCATGATGTGCGAGCCACTGCGAAAAATTGAACAGACCATGCACGCCATCGCCAAAGGCGACTTAACCCAAAATATTGATATCGACGAACTGGGCTCAGATGAAATTGGCATGACCCTAAAAAGCATTCGTTCCACTGTCGAAACCCTACGCAGCACCGTCGCCGACATTCGTTTGGCCTCCCACTCGGTTAACAGCGATGCCGAACAGATGAACGGCGATGCACAACAACTCTCCCATATCAGCCAACAATTAAACCACGGCGTTGAAGAGATCAATAAAAACACCCATCAAGTCACTCTTTCCAGCAGCGCCGCTGCCGATAAAATATCCAAAGCCAATCAACGTGCCACATCCGCCAGCGAACTGGCTCATCGTTCGTTTGCATTAATAAATCAGTCGGTCAATGATTTTCAACTGTTTCAAACCGACATGCAATCGGCCACTGCACGCAGTGAAAAACTGGTGGACATTGCCAACCGCATCAGCGGCATCACCAACACCATTAACAGCATCTCTTCACAAACCAATCTACTCGCTTTGAATGCCGCCATTGAAGCCGCCCGAGCCGGTGAACAAGGGCGTGGTTTTGCCGTGGTCGCCGAAGAAGTGAGAACGCTGGCCAGTCACACCTCCAGTGCGGTAGAAGAGATCTCCTCTCTGATTGAAGACGTGAAAGAGAGCGTCAGTCAAACCGTCGAGTCTATGAAAAATGCCTCTGAAAAAGCCGACCGTAATATCAATCAGCTGAAAAAAGTGTCGGTGAACATAAAAACCAATAAAGACAACGCCGATCAAATATCCACCGCCTTAGCAGACATATCCCAGATTATGAGCTCGCAACTGAAAACCAGTACCTTAACCAACGGTACGGTCACCACACTGGTTGAATACAACACACAAAATAGACGGCAATCTGAAAAATTATTCTGCCTAAGCAATCAACTGGACTCTGCCACCAAAGTGTTAAATAACGCCGTGGTGCAGTTCAATGTCTAA
- a CDS encoding plastocyanin/azurin family copper-binding protein, with product MGTTQAKEFEVGQKNKSFTKDELTIKAGDTVSFPNKDPFFHNVFSLSEIKSFDLGSYKQGDTKKIVFFKPGTVDVECAIHPKMYMKINVKK from the coding sequence ATGGGTACTACCCAAGCCAAGGAATTTGAAGTTGGGCAAAAAAACAAATCCTTTACCAAAGATGAATTAACCATCAAAGCGGGCGACACAGTCAGCTTCCCCAACAAAGACCCCTTCTTTCATAATGTCTTTAGCCTGTCAGAAATCAAGTCATTTGACCTCGGTTCTTACAAACAAGGCGACACCAAAAAAATCGTGTTTTTTAAACCCGGAACGGTGGATGTTGAGTGTGCCATTCACCCGAAAATGTACATGAAAATCAACGTAAAAAAATAA
- a CDS encoding c-type cytochrome, which produces MNFFIKSAAFVALLYSSTAFSACDTSNKDIECGIKVFQERCALCHGSFGLGDGVLPLSLKQYPNTNLLKQNQQRTQSQDDIKQVVALGSLHPDISAEMPSWKDELSPFEINAVAELIFQLRTKTPQTVSLLRAREQAHIPSQQLGQTLFAGRCTLCHGKKADGKGRMAKIIKNPPPFNLTLSRAPDAYLKNIISKGGQAMGRSSRMPPWGKDLNSTEIDSIILFLKSIRS; this is translated from the coding sequence ATGAACTTTTTTATAAAAAGCGCGGCTTTTGTTGCTCTGCTTTACAGCTCGACGGCTTTTTCAGCCTGCGACACATCAAATAAGGATATAGAGTGTGGTATCAAGGTCTTTCAAGAACGCTGCGCTTTATGCCACGGCTCCTTCGGCTTAGGCGACGGCGTTTTGCCACTGAGCCTAAAACAGTACCCCAACACCAATTTATTGAAACAGAATCAACAACGCACCCAGAGTCAAGATGACATCAAACAAGTGGTGGCACTGGGCAGTTTACACCCCGACATCAGTGCGGAAATGCCCTCATGGAAGGATGAGTTAAGCCCCTTTGAAATAAACGCCGTGGCTGAATTGATTTTTCAATTGCGTACCAAAACACCCCAAACCGTCAGCCTACTGCGCGCCAGAGAGCAAGCCCACATCCCCAGCCAACAGCTCGGACAGACTCTGTTTGCCGGACGCTGCACCCTCTGTCATGGCAAAAAAGCCGACGGTAAAGGCCGCATGGCAAAAATCATCAAAAACCCACCGCCGTTTAATTTAACCCTAAGTCGAGCGCCCGACGCGTACTTAAAAAACATCATCAGCAAAGGCGGCCAAGCGATGGGACGCTCATCGCGGATGCCACCGTGGGGCAAAGACCTCAACAGCACCGAGATAGATTCGATCATCTTGTTTTTAAAAAGCATACGCAGCTAA
- a CDS encoding cytochrome c peroxidase → MNTVFKTTANTAILMAAALFSPFSLATSELIFEAGHPSLQKWLLPETAPAPAQNSWTKERSELGKMLFFDPRLSRNGTISCATCHNPMLGWSDGLKKGVGINGSRLGRASPVVTNTAHNFIQMWDGRKKDLEDQATGPMDTAAEMHTDFEATLTFLASSKGYTNAFKQAYPGQGINRDTIAKAIASFERTIISNDSPFDRWVHGDPQALNSQQVAGFKLFVDPKKGNCEVCHSAPNFVDDGFHNIGLKGDDPGRYTQRKVKILKRAFKTPTLRDIELSAPYFHDGSAKTLAEVIDHYDRGGINKEGLDPNMFPLKLSGQEKEELLAFMAALTTKPKAFVLPILPLR, encoded by the coding sequence GTGAATACTGTATTTAAAACAACCGCAAACACGGCCATTTTAATGGCAGCAGCGCTGTTTTCACCCTTCAGCTTAGCCACCTCTGAGCTGATTTTTGAAGCAGGCCACCCCTCTCTACAAAAGTGGCTACTACCGGAAACAGCCCCCGCACCGGCACAAAACAGCTGGACAAAAGAACGCTCGGAGCTGGGGAAAATGCTCTTTTTTGACCCCCGCTTAAGCCGCAACGGCACCATCTCCTGCGCCACCTGCCATAACCCCATGCTGGGCTGGTCAGATGGCTTAAAAAAAGGCGTTGGCATTAACGGTTCACGCCTTGGCAGAGCATCGCCTGTGGTCACCAATACCGCGCATAATTTTATTCAGATGTGGGATGGACGCAAAAAAGACCTCGAAGATCAAGCCACTGGCCCAATGGACACCGCCGCCGAAATGCACACCGACTTTGAAGCCACACTGACATTTTTAGCCAGCAGTAAAGGCTACACCAACGCCTTCAAACAAGCCTACCCTGGTCAAGGCATCAACCGCGACACCATTGCCAAAGCCATCGCCTCATTTGAACGCACCATTATCAGCAACGACTCGCCTTTTGATCGCTGGGTTCACGGTGATCCTCAAGCCCTCAACAGCCAACAAGTGGCGGGCTTTAAACTGTTTGTTGATCCCAAAAAAGGCAACTGCGAAGTCTGTCACTCTGCGCCCAACTTTGTCGATGATGGTTTTCATAACATCGGCTTAAAAGGCGACGACCCTGGACGTTACACCCAGCGCAAAGTGAAGATATTAAAACGTGCCTTTAAAACCCCCACCCTCAGAGACATTGAACTCTCAGCGCCCTATTTCCACGACGGTTCAGCCAAAACCCTAGCAGAGGTCATTGATCACTACGATCGAGGCGGCATCAACAAGGAAGGCTTAGACCCGAATATGTTCCCACTCAAACTCTCTGGCCAAGAAAAAGAGGAGCTGCTGGCGTTTATGGCCGCTCTGACCACCAAACCCAAAGCGTTTGTATTGCCCATTTTACCGCTGCGTTAA
- a CDS encoding flagellar motor protein MotA, whose translation MSNPSRVLLWMLLFLVIALLTVSTLIEPLQDAFFANQIFNGMILGVLLIGIVVNFRQVLILRPEFLWIKAFPNNEQTRSQPRLLAPMVKMLAGRGEGSRISALAMRAMLDGIRLRLDESRDLSRYMSGLLVFLGLLGTFWGLLDTISGVVEVIKSLSHQNDDLASNFTQLTQQLQVPLSGMGTAFSSSLFGLSGALIIGFLDLQSGHSQNRFYNDLEEWLSELAHLPSGSLNIEGGNGGVSSYIEALLEQTADNLNNLQRNMERGEENRQQEQQKQVQLAEKLTHLTEQLATRLGETQSHNKNMNQHLHNIDSGINRLLSELTKDRAQFSQEVRDEVRLLARTLARKGPTE comes from the coding sequence TTGAGCAATCCAAGCCGCGTTTTATTGTGGATGCTGCTGTTTTTGGTCATCGCACTGTTAACGGTCAGCACCTTAATCGAACCACTGCAAGATGCCTTTTTTGCCAACCAAATATTCAACGGCATGATCTTAGGCGTACTCCTAATTGGCATTGTGGTTAATTTTCGCCAAGTACTGATCTTGCGTCCTGAATTTCTCTGGATCAAAGCCTTCCCCAACAACGAACAGACGCGCTCACAACCGCGCCTCTTAGCACCGATGGTGAAAATGTTGGCCGGTCGTGGCGAAGGCTCGCGCATTTCAGCTTTGGCCATGCGCGCCATGTTGGATGGCATTCGCCTGCGGCTGGATGAATCCCGCGACTTGTCACGTTACATGAGCGGCTTGCTGGTTTTTCTCGGTCTGCTCGGCACCTTTTGGGGCTTGCTCGACACCATCTCTGGTGTGGTAGAGGTGATCAAAAGTTTGAGCCATCAAAACGACGACTTGGCCAGTAATTTCACCCAGCTCACTCAGCAACTGCAAGTACCGCTGTCGGGCATGGGCACCGCCTTTAGCTCCTCGCTGTTTGGTCTCTCCGGCGCTCTGATCATCGGCTTTTTAGATCTGCAATCCGGTCACAGCCAAAATCGGTTTTACAACGACCTAGAAGAGTGGCTCTCCGAACTGGCTCATCTGCCCAGCGGCAGCCTCAATATCGAAGGTGGCAACGGCGGCGTATCCAGCTACATCGAAGCGCTGCTGGAGCAGACCGCAGACAACTTAAACAACCTGCAACGCAACATGGAGCGCGGCGAAGAAAATCGCCAACAAGAGCAGCAAAAACAGGTGCAACTGGCAGAAAAACTGACTCATTTAACCGAGCAACTGGCCACTCGTTTAGGTGAAACCCAGAGCCACAACAAAAACATGAACCAACATCTGCACAACATCGACTCGGGCATCAACCGTCTGTTGAGCGAACTCACCAAAGACCGCGCTCAATTCTCTCAAGAGGTACGCGATGAGGTGCGTCTGCTGGCGCGTACTCTGGCTCGCAAAGGCCCCACCGAATAA